One Serpentinicella alkaliphila DNA segment encodes these proteins:
- a CDS encoding stalk domain-containing protein, translating to MKRKISILLVLAMVLSMIPMMAFAEPSMYTTVASIDKTSITADGSDAAKITAFAFEANGNEDNFGVANPVSNFVVVSSRIGVDTVSSAVYTAGENKVEFNVRSTAAGNFKVAVALSNQAATPATLVNDVRNYLNGSGTLSAAQLGIVQVFDLTATAGTLDALTDVSTGLTGAGTQASPYTGKKANGIEYYELTFRLRSGNVPVVGQEVSFSTNRTAARLNKTTATTDAAGRVTVRVSSLIPGGYTVRASAGNQNKTVHVNFGATGVYTLDLVSGGNEVTAKDHEYKLEFALRDANGNKVNASLLTDTTAAAVAANATLGNFRVETVTKPSGSNLANRIYESANLSDYKFTTNASGNLELTIAGSRLNKEGDYVVKAYVDTTGRFIDIPFTVKKQGDVVKVTISYRESAVPLGATTSTPIVKRFDAAGVSVTLSDADKTNEMQFVLSDVRKGSLATTGAFTATTNDKHTGKVTVTAIDKENTLTATAVIEAGVEPSGLKLEVKDSAIVDKDITLVAQVLDANGNPIALGQQLASVTPEFFVIKKPNGSIVETREKSTLLTDMRRTGKSDITIASNKEGHAEIQVVITAVVNTPTALDPAATTTYVVSDKIEVHFGATPVVKEVPGAKSVVLTIDNAASVVDGKVQTLDVAPFIQNGRTFVPVRFIAEALGAEVSFTQNAQGLTDTVTLTREDKVVTMTIGATTLTVVADGKTTTVTSDVAPQVVSGRTVLPFRALAEAMGAEVDYGMKADNSGVAWVSFNQ from the coding sequence GTGAAAAGAAAAATATCAATTTTATTGGTATTAGCAATGGTATTATCAATGATACCGATGATGGCTTTTGCTGAGCCAAGCATGTACACTACAGTAGCAAGCATTGACAAAACAAGCATTACTGCTGATGGTTCAGATGCTGCTAAAATTACAGCATTTGCTTTCGAAGCAAATGGGAACGAAGATAACTTCGGAGTAGCAAACCCTGTAAGTAATTTTGTTGTAGTATCATCTAGAATAGGAGTAGACACTGTAAGTTCTGCGGTTTATACTGCTGGTGAGAATAAAGTAGAATTTAATGTTAGATCTACTGCGGCTGGTAACTTTAAAGTTGCTGTTGCACTTTCAAACCAAGCTGCAACTCCAGCAACATTAGTTAATGACGTTAGAAATTACTTAAATGGTTCTGGAACATTAAGTGCTGCACAATTAGGAATCGTTCAAGTATTTGACTTAACTGCTACTGCAGGAACTTTAGATGCTTTAACTGATGTAAGCACAGGTTTAACAGGAGCAGGGACTCAAGCATCTCCATACACTGGTAAAAAAGCTAATGGAATTGAGTACTATGAGTTAACTTTTAGATTAAGATCAGGCAACGTTCCTGTAGTTGGACAGGAAGTTTCATTTAGCACAAACAGAACAGCTGCTAGATTAAACAAAACAACAGCAACAACTGACGCAGCTGGACGTGTTACTGTAAGAGTATCAAGTTTAATTCCAGGCGGATACACTGTAAGAGCTTCTGCAGGCAACCAAAACAAAACAGTTCATGTAAACTTTGGAGCAACAGGAGTATATACTTTAGATTTAGTATCTGGCGGAAACGAAGTGACTGCTAAAGATCATGAGTATAAATTAGAATTTGCTTTAAGAGATGCAAATGGAAACAAAGTAAACGCATCACTTCTAACAGATACAACAGCTGCTGCAGTTGCTGCTAATGCTACTTTAGGAAATTTCAGAGTAGAAACAGTTACTAAGCCAAGCGGTTCAAATCTTGCAAACAGAATCTATGAATCTGCAAACCTTTCTGATTATAAGTTTACTACAAATGCTAGCGGAAACTTAGAATTAACTATAGCTGGCAGCAGATTAAACAAAGAAGGCGACTATGTAGTTAAAGCATATGTTGATACTACAGGTAGATTCATTGATATACCTTTCACAGTTAAAAAACAAGGTGATGTAGTTAAAGTAACAATCTCTTATAGAGAAAGTGCAGTTCCGTTAGGAGCTACAACAAGTACTCCAATAGTAAAAAGATTTGATGCTGCAGGAGTAAGTGTAACTTTAAGTGACGCTGACAAAACAAATGAAATGCAATTCGTTTTAAGTGATGTTAGAAAAGGTTCATTAGCTACTACTGGTGCATTTACTGCTACAACTAATGATAAACACACAGGAAAAGTAACAGTTACTGCTATTGATAAAGAAAACACACTTACTGCAACTGCTGTTATTGAAGCAGGAGTAGAGCCAAGTGGATTAAAATTAGAAGTTAAAGATAGTGCTATTGTTGACAAAGACATTACTTTAGTAGCACAAGTATTAGATGCTAACGGAAATCCTATTGCATTAGGACAACAATTAGCTTCAGTAACACCAGAGTTCTTTGTTATCAAAAAACCTAATGGTTCAATAGTTGAGACTAGAGAAAAATCAACACTCCTTACTGATATGAGAAGAACAGGTAAATCAGATATCACAATAGCATCAAACAAAGAAGGTCATGCTGAAATTCAAGTTGTAATAACTGCAGTAGTAAATACTCCAACTGCGCTTGATCCAGCTGCGACTACAACATATGTTGTTTCTGACAAAATAGAAGTTCACTTCGGAGCAACTCCAGTAGTTAAAGAAGTACCAGGAGCAAAAAGTGTAGTTCTTACAATTGATAACGCGGCTTCAGTTGTAGATGGTAAAGTTCAAACATTAGATGTAGCACCATTTATCCAAAATGGCAGAACTTTTGTTCCAGTAAGATTTATTGCTGAAGCTTTAGGAGCAGAAGTATCATTTACTCAAAATGCTCAAGGATTAACTGACACAGTAACATTAACAAGAGAAGATAAAGTAGTTACAATGACTATAGGAGCAACTACGTTAACAGTTGTAGCAGATGGTAAAACAACAACAGTTACATCTGATGTTGCACCACAAGTTGTTTCAGGTAGAACGGTTCTTCCTTTCAGAGCTTTAGCTGAAGCTATGGGAGCAGAAGTAGACTACGGAATGAAAGCTGATAACTCAGGAGTAGCTTGGGTTAGCTTCAATCAATAA
- a CDS encoding decaprenyl-phosphate phosphoribosyltransferase: MGFLQIMRPKQWTKNLIIYAGLVFSNHLLDINLIIITTIGFFLFCLFSSCVYIINDILDREKDAVHHKKKYRPIPSGKITVSQAFVFGVILFIFSFGCALLLNPTFALVGFIYFLLITLYSFVLKHLVIIDVMTIAMGFILRAVAGTVLIGVRISPWLLSCTLLLSMFLALNKRRSELLAVDVDKVNTRKILKEYSPELVRDMINIVTASTVMAYALYTFTSEHTTYMMVTIPFVIYGVFRYQYILHKKGKKGLGESPELILLKDLPLVLNIFLWVLTCIVILYIFD, translated from the coding sequence TTGGGCTTTTTACAGATTATGCGACCTAAACAATGGACTAAAAACTTAATTATATATGCTGGGTTAGTGTTTTCAAATCACCTTTTAGACATAAACCTTATAATTATTACAACTATAGGCTTCTTTCTCTTTTGTCTATTTTCAAGTTGTGTGTACATTATTAATGATATTTTAGATAGGGAAAAAGATGCTGTTCATCATAAGAAAAAGTATAGGCCAATACCATCTGGTAAGATTACTGTTTCGCAGGCCTTTGTTTTTGGTGTGATTTTGTTTATTTTTTCTTTTGGTTGTGCACTTTTATTAAATCCGACTTTTGCCCTAGTAGGATTTATATATTTCCTACTAATTACCCTATATTCTTTTGTATTAAAGCATTTAGTGATTATAGATGTTATGACTATTGCAATGGGTTTTATACTACGTGCAGTTGCTGGAACCGTATTAATTGGTGTTAGAATATCACCATGGCTTTTGTCCTGTACTTTACTTCTTTCTATGTTTCTAGCTCTAAATAAAAGAAGGAGTGAGTTATTAGCTGTTGATGTAGATAAAGTAAATACAAGAAAAATACTTAAGGAGTATTCCCCCGAGCTAGTTAGGGATATGATTAATATTGTTACAGCCTCAACTGTAATGGCCTATGCTTTATATACCTTCACATCTGAACATACTACCTATATGATGGTTACCATACCTTTTGTTATTTATGGAGTATTTAGATATCAATATATATTACATAAAAAAGGGAAGAAAGGCCTAGGTGAGAGTCCTGAGTTAATACTACTAAAGGATTTACCTTTAGTTTTAAATATCTTTCTATGGGTTTTAACTTGTATAGTTATTTTGTATATTTTTGATTGA
- a CDS encoding lysylphosphatidylglycerol synthase transmembrane domain-containing protein has product MEQKNIDFKRLKKSMFISVIIAMLLFAGLSIYSDINQLRRVFVTFNYRYIPIILLLAPLNYLLRFVKWSYYLKLIGVNITIKDNFLIFISGLSMTITPGKIGEFFKSYLLKEKANLPISSSAPLVMVERITDGFSMLILASLGILSYKHGLEVFLFVLVCMVAFIVIIQFSSIVYFFLDLLHRIPILKRFKSDFENFYRHAHMLLKPKPLSYAISIGVVSWFFEGLVIYFTIKAMGLTFTLLASIFVVSFSSIVGAISMMPGGLLAAEGSILGLLIMMDLPRDVAVATTLITRFSTLWLGVLIGFIGLIILQRSFDNKN; this is encoded by the coding sequence ATGGAGCAGAAAAATATAGATTTTAAAAGACTAAAGAAAAGTATGTTTATATCTGTAATAATCGCTATGCTATTGTTTGCAGGTTTATCTATATATTCAGATATTAATCAACTTCGAAGAGTGTTTGTTACTTTCAATTATAGGTATATCCCTATTATTTTACTTTTGGCTCCTCTAAACTATTTGCTGCGCTTTGTAAAATGGTCATATTACTTAAAGCTAATAGGTGTAAATATAACTATTAAAGATAACTTCCTTATATTTATTAGTGGTTTATCTATGACTATTACTCCTGGTAAAATTGGTGAGTTTTTTAAATCCTATCTTTTAAAGGAAAAAGCTAATTTACCAATAAGTAGTTCTGCCCCATTAGTTATGGTAGAAAGAATTACAGATGGTTTTAGTATGCTTATACTTGCTAGTTTAGGGATTCTTTCATATAAACATGGTTTAGAAGTGTTTCTTTTTGTTCTAGTTTGTATGGTAGCTTTTATTGTAATAATACAGTTTTCATCTATTGTTTACTTTTTCTTAGACTTATTACATAGAATACCTATATTAAAAAGGTTTAAATCTGACTTTGAAAACTTCTATAGGCATGCTCATATGTTACTTAAACCGAAACCTTTAAGCTATGCTATATCTATAGGAGTAGTATCTTGGTTTTTTGAAGGTCTAGTTATCTACTTTACTATAAAAGCTATGGGTTTGACTTTTACGCTATTAGCCTCTATATTTGTTGTTTCCTTTTCCTCTATAGTTGGTGCTATTTCTATGATGCCTGGAGGACTTTTGGCAGCTGAAGGAAGTATTTTAGGACTATTAATTATGATGGATCTCCCCAGGGATGTAGCCGTAGCCACTACATTAATTACAAGATTCTCTACCCTATGGCTAGGGGTCCTTATAGGTTTTATTGGACTTATTATATTACAAAGAAGTTTTGATAATAAAAACTAA
- a CDS encoding ArnT family glycosyltransferase, translating into MQKFIGNTKEVVYLTLTTLIAIFIRLWWIINIPTRQVFDFETYHDIATNIYLGLGHTYLGEPIAFQGMAYPYALGYVFRIVGSNSILIAKLFNLMLSTLTLILFYFILKKLTNNKRTIFIGYTILALLPNYIAYNNVVGTEVFAAFNLALIIFLQLYNFDNKFRYPMLGIAIGVAALTKPIFLAYPVVATTSYWLKHKQFKEPLFKLVILTLVMTITIAPWTYRNYKRFGRFIPVSYNGGYVFFLNNNANNTHGGWMPIPDAAMSVETRERVNEILQYGARSEKLAHELDPLLQSEAIKWIKANPIQYAKLGIIRLHTTFYGGVWDIDAWTMNELRERQPENRLTEYERNMRFFRSVTDSIIHILSTLTFGYIIINIKPIILSFFKRERYINSSVSIPILNMLFFIAVYFVFEGQARYNFPLLFLMVASSVLFIEKLRG; encoded by the coding sequence ATGCAGAAATTTATAGGAAATACAAAAGAAGTAGTTTATTTAACTTTAACCACACTAATAGCCATTTTTATTAGATTATGGTGGATTATTAATATACCTACTAGACAAGTTTTTGACTTTGAAACCTATCACGATATTGCTACAAATATATATTTAGGTTTAGGACACACTTATTTAGGAGAACCCATTGCTTTTCAAGGGATGGCTTATCCATATGCTTTAGGTTATGTGTTTCGAATAGTAGGAAGTAATAGTATACTAATTGCTAAACTTTTTAACCTTATGCTATCAACCCTTACACTAATACTGTTCTACTTTATACTTAAGAAACTAACAAATAACAAAAGAACAATTTTTATAGGGTACACTATACTAGCCTTATTACCAAACTATATAGCATATAACAATGTAGTTGGAACAGAGGTATTTGCAGCATTTAATTTAGCCTTAATTATATTTCTTCAATTATATAACTTTGATAATAAATTTAGATATCCAATGTTAGGTATAGCTATAGGAGTTGCAGCTTTAACAAAGCCTATATTTTTAGCGTATCCAGTTGTAGCTACAACATCCTATTGGCTAAAGCATAAACAATTTAAGGAACCTCTTTTCAAACTTGTAATTTTAACCTTAGTAATGACTATTACAATAGCACCTTGGACTTATAGAAACTATAAAAGATTTGGAAGATTTATTCCCGTTTCATATAACGGTGGTTACGTTTTCTTTTTAAATAACAATGCAAATAATACTCATGGGGGATGGATGCCTATTCCAGATGCTGCTATGTCAGTGGAAACAAGAGAAAGAGTTAATGAAATATTACAATATGGGGCAAGAAGTGAAAAACTGGCCCATGAATTAGACCCCTTATTACAAAGTGAAGCTATAAAGTGGATTAAAGCAAATCCAATACAATATGCGAAGTTAGGCATAATTAGACTCCATACAACCTTTTATGGCGGAGTCTGGGATATAGATGCATGGACAATGAATGAGTTAAGAGAAAGACAACCAGAAAATAGATTAACAGAGTACGAAAGAAATATGAGATTTTTTAGATCTGTAACAGATTCTATTATCCATATATTAAGCACTTTAACCTTTGGATATATAATTATTAACATTAAACCTATAATTCTTTCCTTCTTTAAAAGAGAAAGATATATTAACAGTTCTGTATCAATTCCAATACTCAATATGTTATTCTTTATAGCAGTCTACTTTGTATTTGAAGGACAAGCTAGATATAACTTTCCACTACTATTTTTAATGGTAGCATCTAGTGTTCTATTTATAGAGAAACTAAGGGGCTAA
- a CDS encoding CTP synthase has protein sequence MTTKYIFITGGVVSSLGKGITAASLGQLLKSRGLKVSIQKFDPYINIDPGTMSPYQHGEVFVTDDGAEADLDLGHYERFIDINLSKANSVTSGKVYWSVLSKERRGDYLGGTVQVIPHITNEIKDRIYRVGKEGHFDVVITEIGGTVGDIESLPFLEAIRQIKYDAGRENVMYIHVTLVPFLGKAGELKTKPTQHSVKELRSIGIQPDVVVCRTEKPISQEMKDKITSFCDLEPGHVVQNIDTDSLYAVPLLLKEEGLDKLVLNKLHLEAGDYDLSQWESIVTRHRNLKDSVKIALVGKYVELRDAYLSVMEALIHAGIHNDVKIDIDWVKADDVNKENVVELLKDADGILVPGGFGDRGIEGKIEAIRFARENRVPLFGICLGMQLAVIEFARNVVGLKGANSSELNPETQYPVIDLMPDQKDIENKGGTMRLGLYPCKIYDDTKSKEIYGEELIYERHRHRYEFNNEYKDQLTEAGLIIGGISPDEKLVEIIELKDHPWFVAGQFHPEFKSRPTRPHPLFKDFIRAAKENK, from the coding sequence ATGACCACCAAATATATATTTATTACTGGAGGAGTTGTATCTTCCTTAGGGAAAGGGATAACTGCTGCATCTCTAGGCCAGCTTTTAAAAAGTAGAGGACTAAAGGTATCTATTCAAAAATTTGACCCGTATATTAATATTGACCCAGGAACAATGAGTCCTTACCAACATGGAGAAGTATTCGTAACAGATGATGGTGCAGAGGCGGATTTAGACTTAGGACATTATGAGAGATTTATTGATATTAACTTAAGTAAAGCCAATAGCGTAACCTCAGGTAAGGTTTATTGGAGTGTACTAAGCAAGGAAAGAAGAGGTGACTATCTAGGAGGAACAGTTCAAGTTATTCCTCATATTACTAACGAGATTAAAGACAGAATCTATAGAGTTGGTAAAGAAGGTCATTTCGATGTAGTTATTACTGAAATTGGTGGTACGGTTGGAGATATAGAGAGCTTACCTTTCTTAGAGGCTATTAGACAAATTAAGTACGATGCTGGAAGAGAAAATGTAATGTATATCCATGTTACTTTAGTTCCTTTCTTAGGTAAAGCTGGAGAGTTAAAGACAAAGCCTACTCAACACAGTGTTAAAGAATTAAGAAGCATCGGTATACAACCGGATGTTGTTGTATGTCGTACTGAAAAACCTATTTCACAGGAAATGAAGGATAAAATAACAAGTTTCTGTGACTTAGAACCTGGACATGTTGTTCAAAATATTGATACAGACAGTTTATATGCAGTGCCATTACTTCTAAAAGAAGAGGGCTTGGATAAATTAGTACTAAATAAACTTCATTTAGAGGCAGGGGACTATGATTTATCTCAATGGGAAAGTATAGTAACTAGACATAGAAACCTAAAGGATTCAGTAAAAATTGCCCTAGTAGGTAAATATGTAGAGCTAAGAGATGCTTATTTATCAGTTATGGAAGCTTTAATTCATGCAGGTATCCATAATGATGTTAAGATAGACATTGACTGGGTAAAAGCAGATGATGTAAATAAGGAAAATGTTGTGGAGCTTCTTAAGGATGCGGATGGAATTTTAGTTCCAGGTGGATTTGGAGATAGAGGAATAGAAGGAAAAATTGAAGCAATACGCTTTGCTAGAGAAAATAGAGTGCCGTTGTTTGGTATTTGCCTTGGTATGCAATTAGCTGTAATTGAGTTTGCAAGAAACGTAGTAGGATTAAAAGGTGCTAACAGCTCAGAGCTTAATCCAGAAACTCAATACCCTGTAATTGATCTTATGCCAGATCAAAAGGATATAGAGAATAAGGGTGGAACTATGAGACTAGGTCTTTACCCATGTAAAATATATGATGACACTAAGTCAAAAGAAATTTATGGTGAAGAATTAATTTATGAAAGACATAGACATCGTTATGAGTTTAATAACGAGTATAAGGACCAATTAACAGAGGCTGGTTTAATAATTGGTGGTATTTCACCGGATGAAAAATTAGTTGAAATAATTGAGCTAAAGGATCATCCATGGTTTGTAGCTGGACAATTCCATCCAGAGTTTAAATCAAGACCAACTAGACCACATCCTTTATTTAAGGATTTTATAAGGGCAGCTAAGGAAAATAAATAA